From Halotia branconii CENA392, the proteins below share one genomic window:
- the menB gene encoding 1,4-dihydroxy-2-naphthoyl-CoA synthase, with amino-acid sequence MQVNWQTVKTYEDILYHKTDGIAKITINRPHKRNAFRPKTVFELYDAFCDAREDTNIGVVLFTGAGPHTDGKYAFCAGGDQSVRGQAGYVDDAGIPRLNVLDLQRLIRSMPKVVIALVAGYAIGGGHVLHLICDLTIAADNAIFGQTGPKVGSFDGGFGASYLARIVGQKKAREIWFLCRQYDAQQAQDMGLVNCVVPVEQLETEGIQWAQEILEKSPIAIRCLKAAFNADCDGQAGLQELAGNATLLYYMTEEGSEGKQAFLEKRPPNFRTFPWLP; translated from the coding sequence ATGCAAGTCAATTGGCAAACTGTCAAAACTTACGAAGATATCTTATATCACAAAACTGATGGCATCGCTAAAATTACCATCAACCGCCCCCATAAACGTAATGCCTTCCGTCCTAAAACTGTCTTTGAACTATACGATGCTTTCTGTGATGCCCGTGAAGATACAAATATTGGAGTAGTACTCTTCACAGGTGCTGGGCCACACACAGACGGCAAATATGCTTTTTGTGCTGGTGGTGATCAAAGTGTGCGGGGACAAGCTGGTTACGTGGATGATGCTGGTATTCCTCGCTTGAATGTCCTGGACTTGCAGCGCTTAATTCGTTCCATGCCTAAAGTCGTAATTGCTTTAGTTGCGGGATATGCGATCGGTGGTGGACACGTCTTACACTTAATTTGTGACCTCACCATTGCTGCCGATAACGCTATTTTCGGACAGACTGGCCCGAAAGTTGGCAGTTTCGACGGAGGTTTTGGTGCTAGCTATCTCGCCCGCATTGTGGGGCAAAAAAAAGCACGAGAGATTTGGTTTCTCTGCCGCCAATATGATGCCCAACAAGCTCAAGACATGGGCTTAGTAAATTGTGTTGTCCCAGTCGAACAATTAGAAACCGAAGGCATTCAATGGGCGCAAGAGATTTTAGAAAAAAGTCCGATTGCAATTCGCTGTCTCAAAGCAGCATTTAATGCTGATTGTGATGGACAAGCTGGTTTACAAGAACTGGCAGGGAATGCCACCCTACTTTATTACATGACAGAAGAAGGGTCTGAGGGAAAACAAGCTTTTCTAGAAAAACGTCCACCGAATTTTCGTACTTTCCCCTGGCTACCTTAA
- a CDS encoding DUF721 domain-containing protein, with amino-acid sequence MSLKSVNDILGVLEQQAKWQEQPFQRLLECWAEIVGAAVADHTRPLSIQRDVLRVATSSAAWAQNMTFRRQNLLLRLNEKLPTPLVDIRFSTAEWRRSPPEVTPQSQTFLPQEHPSYLGHASDFQRDVTPTIKSANTVFEDWAKTMQKRSHGLPLCPQCQCPTPPGELQRWDVCSCCAAKQSAPTGN; translated from the coding sequence ATGTCGTTGAAATCGGTTAATGATATTTTAGGTGTTCTAGAACAACAAGCTAAATGGCAAGAGCAACCATTTCAGCGATTACTCGAATGTTGGGCAGAAATTGTGGGAGCAGCGGTTGCTGACCATACTCGACCATTGTCAATCCAGCGTGATGTTTTACGGGTGGCGACTTCTAGCGCTGCTTGGGCGCAAAATATGACTTTTAGACGGCAGAACCTGCTGTTAAGGTTAAATGAAAAACTACCTACACCTTTGGTAGATATTCGCTTCTCTACTGCTGAATGGCGACGAAGTCCACCAGAGGTGACACCGCAATCACAAACATTTTTGCCACAAGAGCATCCGAGTTACTTGGGTCATGCTAGTGACTTTCAGCGTGATGTTACACCTACTATTAAAAGTGCTAATACTGTTTTTGAGGATTGGGCAAAGACAATGCAAAAGCGATCGCATGGCTTACCTCTTTGTCCTCAATGCCAATGTCCCACCCCACCCGGTGAACTCCAACGTTGGGATGTCTGTTCTTGCTGTGCAGCCAAGCAATCAGCCCCTACAGGGAATTAA
- a CDS encoding DUF429 domain-containing protein produces MKFIGIDLGWKSQPSGLCCLKLIDGQLQLLDLDREDAIADILAWIDQRVQQDEPAIIAVDAPTLIPNATGSRLPDKLTHKYFGKYHAGCYPANQNLPFAQRTINFGLELEARGFAHAPTIDPQKFGRYQIEVFPHPAIVNLFNLKRILKYKKGRINERRLELIKLYNYTLNILPSLSPPLRLSGSFALEIPTTGAALKATEDKLDSLICAYVAAYWWYWGEQRNLVLGDRTTGYIIIPMKKGLE; encoded by the coding sequence ATGAAATTTATCGGTATTGATTTAGGCTGGAAATCTCAACCTAGCGGCTTGTGTTGCTTAAAATTAATCGACGGACAACTGCAATTACTTGATCTAGACCGCGAAGATGCCATTGCAGACATATTAGCTTGGATTGATCAGCGTGTACAACAGGATGAACCAGCCATTATTGCTGTAGATGCACCCACCCTCATCCCCAACGCCACAGGGAGTCGCTTACCTGATAAACTTACTCACAAATACTTTGGTAAATATCATGCTGGCTGCTATCCAGCCAACCAAAACTTACCTTTTGCACAACGCACTATCAACTTTGGCTTAGAACTAGAAGCCCGTGGTTTTGCACATGCACCCACTATTGATCCCCAAAAATTTGGTAGATATCAAATAGAAGTTTTTCCCCACCCAGCAATAGTTAATTTATTTAATTTAAAACGCATTCTTAAATACAAAAAAGGACGTATCAATGAGCGTCGTTTAGAATTAATTAAACTTTACAATTACACTCTTAATATCTTACCCTCTCTTTCTCCTCCTCTGCGCCTCAGCGGTTCCTTTGCTTTAGAAATTCCCACCACTGGCGCAGCCCTCAAAGCAACCGAAGATAAACTAGACAGCTTAATTTGCGCTTATGTAGCAGCATACTGGTGGTATTGGGGTGAACAGCGCAATTTAGTACTAGGCGATCGCACTACTGGCTACATTATCATTCCTATGAAAAAGGGGCTAGAGTAA